One window of the Rhizobiaceae bacterium genome contains the following:
- a CDS encoding RraA family protein codes for MNDAGKIAERFKRLYVPAVADILDKKGLWNQLLPHEIRPLDDDMKIAGPAFTAKGHATAELDLGIGPRILEEFLPDCVAVWDTSGDMTVGHWGELMSNSAMAKGCVGAVVDGGIRDTGYIRKLGFPVFSRFRCAADAMGRWKITDMNVSVRIGNVVIHPGDYLFGDIDGVVVIPKALTLEVLEKAEAVVAAEDEIRVAVAKGEPLADMYERFKLLDRPLGAAKG; via the coding sequence ATGAACGATGCCGGCAAGATTGCCGAGAGATTCAAGCGGCTGTACGTGCCGGCGGTCGCCGACATTCTGGACAAGAAGGGACTGTGGAATCAGCTGCTCCCGCATGAGATCCGGCCGTTGGACGACGACATGAAGATTGCCGGCCCCGCCTTCACGGCGAAAGGCCACGCAACCGCCGAACTGGATCTTGGCATCGGTCCCCGCATCCTTGAGGAATTCCTGCCGGATTGCGTCGCCGTGTGGGACACCAGCGGAGACATGACGGTAGGCCATTGGGGCGAATTGATGAGCAATTCCGCCATGGCAAAGGGCTGTGTGGGCGCCGTCGTGGACGGCGGCATCCGTGATACCGGCTATATCCGCAAACTCGGCTTTCCCGTCTTCTCGCGTTTCCGCTGCGCGGCGGACGCCATGGGACGCTGGAAGATCACCGACATGAACGTCAGCGTGCGTATCGGCAACGTCGTGATTCACCCTGGCGACTATCTCTTCGGTGACATCGATGGCGTCGTCGTGATCCCCAAGGCCCTTACCCTGGAAGTGCTCGAGAAGGCCGAGGCGGTCGTCGCCGCCGAGGACGAAATCCGCGTGGCGGTCGCCAAGGGCGAGCCGCTCGCAGACATGTACGAGCGCTTTAAGCTTCTCGACCGTCCGCTGGGCGCTGCCAAAGGCTGA
- a CDS encoding fasciclin domain-containing protein translates to MKVKHALAAAMITIAAAFPAWANGKDIVDTAVGAGEFTTLAAALEAADLVSTLKGEGPFTVFAPTDAAFAKLPAGTVETLLKPENKQQLVDILTYHVVPGKILAADVVGLDEAKTVNGKMIDVVVEGDAVKVNQANVTATDVAASNGVIHVIDQVILPPEG, encoded by the coding sequence ATGAAGGTCAAACACGCACTGGCTGCCGCCATGATAACAATCGCCGCCGCCTTTCCGGCATGGGCGAATGGCAAGGACATTGTCGACACTGCAGTCGGCGCCGGCGAGTTCACCACATTGGCCGCCGCGCTGGAGGCGGCAGACCTTGTATCCACGCTGAAGGGAGAAGGGCCATTCACCGTTTTCGCGCCGACCGACGCAGCCTTTGCCAAGCTGCCGGCCGGAACCGTCGAAACGTTGCTCAAACCCGAAAACAAGCAGCAGCTCGTTGATATTCTCACCTACCACGTCGTGCCCGGAAAGATCCTGGCCGCCGATGTCGTCGGTCTCGACGAGGCCAAGACTGTGAACGGCAAGATGATCGACGTGGTGGTCGAGGGCGACGCCGTGAAGGTCAACCAGGCCAACGTCACCGCAACCGACGTAGCCGCAAGCAACGGCGTCATTCACGTCATTGACCAGGTCATCCTTCCGCCTGAAGGCTGA
- the ehuA gene encoding ectoine/hydroxyectoine ABC transporter ATP-binding protein EhuA → MTSPKIELERVSKSFGSLTVLDELSLSVAAGEKLALIGPSGSGKSTVLRILMTLTTPDAGSVRIDGAPVWNTDSQLRVLPTREAQLRAARAKVGFVFQQFNLFPHMSALRNVALAPVRALGMSWAQAEELGLELLDRVGLKSKAGNFPGQLSGGQQQRVAIARSLAMNPEIMLFDEVTSALDPELVGEVLAIMQELAEQGTMTMVIVTHEMGFARKVAQRVAFFDKGKVREIGPPEQIFSEPREDRTKAFLKSVLHPS, encoded by the coding sequence ATGACTTCTCCCAAAATAGAGCTTGAACGGGTCAGCAAGAGCTTCGGATCTCTGACGGTTCTCGATGAGCTCTCCCTGAGCGTCGCGGCCGGCGAGAAGCTCGCACTAATCGGCCCGAGCGGCTCCGGCAAGAGCACAGTGCTGCGAATCCTGATGACGCTGACGACCCCCGACGCCGGCAGCGTCCGCATCGACGGTGCGCCGGTATGGAATACGGACAGTCAGCTCCGCGTCTTGCCGACGCGCGAGGCGCAGCTGCGGGCCGCCCGCGCGAAGGTCGGCTTCGTCTTCCAGCAGTTCAACCTTTTTCCCCATATGTCCGCTTTGCGCAATGTCGCGCTGGCGCCCGTCCGCGCGCTTGGGATGAGCTGGGCTCAAGCGGAAGAACTGGGTCTGGAGCTGCTTGACCGCGTCGGCCTCAAGAGCAAGGCCGGGAACTTCCCGGGCCAGCTCTCCGGCGGCCAGCAGCAACGCGTCGCCATTGCGCGCTCGCTGGCGATGAACCCTGAAATCATGCTTTTTGACGAGGTTACGTCGGCGCTCGACCCGGAACTCGTCGGCGAGGTCTTGGCCATCATGCAGGAACTGGCCGAGCAGGGAACGATGACGATGGTCATCGTGACGCACGAAATGGGCTTCGCACGAAAGGTCGCGCAGCGCGTGGCCTTCTTCGACAAGGGCAAGGTCCGGGAAATCGGGCCGCCCGAACAGATATTCTCGGAACCGCGGGAAGACCGGACAAAGGCGTTCCTCAAGTCCGTACTGCATCCCTCATAA
- a CDS encoding DUF853 domain-containing protein yields the protein MLFNDAPKPLLQQIERLVRLVRSKGVGVYFVTQSPADVPDVVLEQLGTRVLHGMRAHTQKSERKVRAAADTLRRNPDVVDARTELPNLATGEALVSVFGDDGAPAPVEKVSVLPPRSSIEPISELERRAAIDGSDLRAKYAAAMSENAAGAAFIRRQKQLRGIDPGPELPGDEEYESGLWLNHLPNIMPAARREPRAKTRDLVMALVCGATSFAIFWHLGLF from the coding sequence TTGCTTTTCAATGACGCGCCGAAGCCACTGCTACAGCAGATCGAAAGGCTTGTGCGCCTTGTACGATCCAAGGGCGTGGGAGTCTATTTCGTCACGCAATCACCCGCAGACGTGCCAGATGTCGTGCTCGAACAGCTCGGAACCCGCGTCTTGCACGGCATGCGGGCGCATACGCAGAAGTCTGAGCGGAAAGTGCGCGCGGCCGCCGATACCCTCCGGCGGAATCCCGATGTTGTCGACGCGCGCACCGAATTGCCGAACCTCGCCACCGGTGAAGCGCTCGTCAGTGTGTTCGGCGACGATGGTGCGCCGGCGCCGGTGGAGAAGGTGTCCGTGTTGCCGCCGCGGAGCAGCATCGAACCGATCTCAGAGCTTGAGCGCCGCGCCGCGATCGATGGCTCCGATCTGCGGGCAAAATATGCGGCTGCAATGTCCGAAAACGCCGCCGGCGCGGCGTTCATTCGGCGGCAGAAGCAATTGCGCGGCATTGACCCTGGGCCGGAACTACCGGGTGACGAGGAATACGAGTCCGGCCTGTGGCTCAATCACCTGCCGAATATCATGCCGGCCGCGCGGCGCGAGCCACGGGCGAAGACACGGGATCTCGTGATGGCGCTGGTGTGCGGGGCCACGTCGTTCGCGATTTTCTGGCACCTGGGGCTGTTCTGA
- the ehuB gene encoding ectoine/hydroxyectoine ABC transporter substrate-binding protein EhuB: protein MASAADLLERTAKGEAIRIGAANIAPHVVMDGQKQTGEALEVARKALSEMGVTNVEVLTIDFGALIPALQANRIDMIASGMSITPPRCKQVAFSDPYYGKAEALIVKKGNPLGLNTYDDIAKNPAARFGHVLGGTEGPQAASAGIQESQISTYPDSATLADALKADRIDALALPDLQVNWILKKAGWEEFETPGPFVPKLDGKDQVLFTAFGFTLEDAPFRDKFNEVLDRMKKDGTVSSLVKDFAITQFGVDLAADQTFQQVCGD from the coding sequence ATGGCTTCCGCGGCGGACCTTCTCGAAAGGACTGCAAAGGGCGAAGCCATTCGCATCGGCGCCGCCAACATCGCGCCCCACGTGGTGATGGATGGCCAAAAGCAGACCGGCGAAGCCCTTGAGGTGGCCCGAAAGGCGCTGTCCGAAATGGGCGTCACGAACGTCGAAGTCCTCACGATCGACTTTGGCGCGTTGATCCCGGCCCTCCAGGCCAATCGCATAGACATGATTGCCAGCGGCATGTCGATCACGCCGCCGCGGTGCAAGCAGGTGGCCTTCAGCGATCCATACTACGGAAAGGCCGAAGCGCTCATCGTGAAAAAGGGCAACCCCCTGGGCCTGAATACCTACGACGATATCGCGAAAAACCCGGCGGCGCGATTTGGCCATGTCCTCGGTGGCACGGAAGGCCCGCAGGCTGCCTCTGCAGGCATTCAGGAATCGCAGATCAGCACCTATCCGGACTCCGCAACGCTTGCCGACGCGCTGAAAGCAGACAGGATCGACGCCCTCGCTCTGCCGGACCTCCAGGTCAACTGGATTCTCAAAAAGGCCGGCTGGGAGGAATTCGAAACACCGGGGCCGTTTGTTCCCAAGCTCGACGGCAAGGATCAGGTGCTGTTCACCGCTTTTGGTTTCACCCTCGAAGATGCGCCTTTCCGTGACAAGTTCAACGAGGTGCTCGACCGCATGAAGAAGGACGGCACCGTCAGCTCGTTGGTGAAGGATTTCGCCATCACGCAGTTCGGCGTCGATCTGGCTGCCGATCAGACATTCCAGCAGGTCTGTGGCGATTGA
- the ehuD gene encoding ectoine/hydroxyectoine ABC transporter permease subunit EhuD gives MRQVWDWGYVAEVLPLLLRGLLVTFQLTVLSLVIALTLGLLLAVLRLSSQAWISLPAKWFIEFVRSTPLLVQLYFLYYVGPSFGLVMSPFLTGVIGLGVHFSTFTAEVYRAGIQNVPSGQWEAARSLNLSTYWTWRSIVLPQAIASVIPALGNYCLSMFKETPVLIGISVVEMLGEAQRAASQTYQYLEPLTLAGALFFIVSYPLSKVLRWLETVTKSHFGARQ, from the coding sequence GTGAGACAGGTCTGGGATTGGGGCTATGTGGCCGAGGTCTTGCCTCTCCTTTTGAGGGGACTTCTGGTGACATTCCAGCTGACCGTTCTCAGTTTGGTCATCGCCTTGACGCTCGGGTTGCTGCTCGCGGTTCTGCGGCTGTCTTCTCAAGCGTGGATTTCACTCCCGGCGAAGTGGTTTATCGAGTTCGTGCGCTCGACGCCGCTGCTCGTGCAACTGTACTTCCTTTATTATGTCGGGCCGAGCTTCGGATTGGTCATGAGCCCGTTCCTGACGGGCGTGATCGGGCTTGGCGTTCATTTCAGCACATTCACGGCCGAAGTCTATCGGGCTGGAATCCAGAACGTCCCTTCAGGGCAATGGGAAGCCGCCCGATCGCTGAACCTGTCAACCTATTGGACATGGCGTTCCATAGTGTTGCCCCAGGCTATCGCCTCGGTCATTCCGGCCCTGGGCAATTATTGCCTGTCCATGTTCAAGGAGACGCCCGTCCTGATCGGAATCTCGGTCGTGGAAATGCTCGGGGAGGCCCAGCGCGCCGCGTCACAGACCTACCAGTATCTCGAACCCCTGACATTGGCCGGGGCGCTGTTCTTCATCGTGAGCTATCCGCTATCGAAAGTGCTTCGCTGGCTCGAAACGGTGACGAAATCCCACTTTGGAGCCCGTCAATGA
- the ehuC gene encoding ectoine/hydroxyectoine ABC transporter permease subunit EhuC, whose translation MAERFLTYLPTLLAGVQVTVTVTVLAILLAAALAVPAGLGRMSGNRPVRMLAGAFIEFFRGTSALVQLYWIFFALPLVGISFSPVVAGVVALGCNVGAYGAEVVRTGFLAVPRGQADAAISLNLPRWSRFVDITLPQAIPIMIPPFNNLFIQLLKGTSLVSLVTLADITYQAKLVRTETGDSALVFGIALAIYFGLALLITAGMRFLNRMFYVPGMGAEGSSK comes from the coding sequence GTGGCTGAACGTTTCCTCACCTATTTGCCGACGCTGCTCGCCGGTGTTCAGGTTACGGTCACCGTCACGGTCCTGGCTATCCTGCTGGCGGCCGCGCTCGCCGTGCCCGCCGGCCTGGGGCGCATGTCCGGCAATCGTCCCGTCCGGATGCTTGCGGGCGCCTTCATCGAGTTCTTTCGTGGGACATCGGCTCTTGTCCAGCTTTATTGGATCTTCTTCGCATTGCCGTTGGTAGGCATCAGCTTCAGCCCCGTGGTCGCTGGCGTCGTTGCGCTCGGTTGCAATGTAGGGGCCTACGGGGCGGAGGTGGTGCGCACCGGATTTCTGGCGGTGCCCCGGGGCCAGGCAGATGCGGCGATTTCCCTGAACCTGCCGCGATGGTCCCGGTTTGTGGACATCACGCTGCCGCAGGCCATTCCGATCATGATCCCGCCTTTCAACAACCTGTTCATCCAGTTGTTGAAGGGCACCTCCCTGGTGTCGCTCGTGACGCTGGCCGACATCACCTATCAGGCTAAGCTCGTACGGACGGAGACCGGAGACAGCGCGCTGGTGTTCGGGATCGCGCTGGCCATCTATTTTGGGCTGGCGCTGCTCATCACTGCCGGAATGCGCTTCCTGAACCGGATGTTCTACGTCCCCGGAATGGGCGCGGAAGGAAGCTCGAAGTGA
- a CDS encoding DUF5131 family protein: MAETSIEWTDATWNPVAGCTILTAGCTNCYAMRMAARLEAMGMEKYRGLTRKSGGRAKWTGKIHLDRNSLSIPAAWSKPRRVFVNSMSDLFHSDVPPNFIADVWKVMAETPRHTYQILTKRPDRMVEIVPGLPKLPNVWLGTSVEDGRVLHRIDELRRVPAAIRFISFEPLIGSVAGANLKDIHWAIVGGESGPKSRHMEPAWVDEIERMCRAAGTAFFFKQWGGRNKKATGRLLNGRTYDEMPAAI, from the coding sequence ATGGCAGAGACTTCCATCGAATGGACTGACGCGACGTGGAACCCGGTGGCGGGCTGTACGATTCTGACTGCCGGCTGCACAAACTGCTACGCGATGCGCATGGCGGCGCGGCTCGAAGCTATGGGCATGGAGAAATATCGTGGTCTCACGCGCAAGAGTGGCGGCCGTGCGAAGTGGACCGGCAAGATCCACCTTGATCGGAACTCTCTATCGATCCCGGCAGCCTGGTCGAAGCCGCGCCGGGTTTTTGTGAACTCGATGTCGGACCTGTTTCATTCCGACGTGCCGCCGAACTTTATCGCGGACGTGTGGAAAGTCATGGCCGAGACGCCGCGCCACACCTATCAGATTTTGACGAAACGACCCGACCGCATGGTCGAGATCGTTCCGGGCTTGCCGAAACTGCCGAATGTCTGGCTGGGCACGAGCGTCGAGGACGGACGCGTTCTGCATCGCATTGACGAACTGAGACGGGTGCCGGCCGCAATCCGGTTCATCTCGTTCGAGCCTTTGATTGGTTCTGTTGCCGGCGCCAACCTCAAGGACATCCATTGGGCGATCGTCGGAGGTGAGAGTGGGCCGAAGTCACGCCACATGGAGCCGGCATGGGTCGATGAGATCGAGCGCATGTGTCGCGCAGCTGGAACGGCGTTCTTTTTCAAGCAGTGGGGCGGCCGGAATAAGAAGGCGACCGGCAGACTGCTCAACGGCCGGACTTACGACGAAATGCCTGCGGCGATCTAG
- a CDS encoding IS3 family transposase (programmed frameshift), translating to MQRRKFSREFKLEAVRLVKDRGVAVAQAARDLDLHENVLRKWVREFAADRQHAFPGHGQMKPEQQEIDRLRKEVAKLKAERDIPKKGRSLLREGSDMRFAFIAKHRSIWPVAWLCSALDVSRSGFHAWLNRSPSARSRRDEVLIPRIDRSFKSSDRTYGARRVWHDVLAEGFSCGLHRVERLMRENGLRARPRRRGLPKDTGERASVSDNLLDRAFEASAPNQKWIADFTYIWTAEGWLYVAAVVDLFSRRVVGWAMKAEMTAQLVTDALIMAIWRRGKPDSLLHHSDQGSQYTSEQFQRLMADHGITCSMSRSGNVWDNAAMESFFSSLKTERTARKVYRKRDDARADVFDYIERFYNPRRRHSTLGYLSPVEFEEKAMLA from the exons ATGCAGAGAAGGAAGTTCAGCCGCGAGTTCAAACTTGAGGCGGTGAGGTTGGTGAAGGATCGAGGCGTTGCTGTTGCGCAGGCTGCCCGTGATCTGGATCTCCACGAGAACGTGCTGCGCAAGTGGGTCAGGGAGTTCGCTGCCGATCGACAGCATGCGTTTCCCGGCCATGGTCAGATGAAGCCAGAGCAGCAGGAGATCGACCGGCTGCGCAAGGAAGTGGCGAAGCTGAAGGCGGAACGCGACATCC CTAAAAAAGGCCGCAGCCTACTTCGCGAGGGAAGCGATATGAGATTCGCCTTCATCGCGAAGCACCGTTCGATCTGGCCGGTGGCATGGCTGTGCAGTGCGCTGGACGTCTCCCGCTCGGGCTTCCATGCCTGGCTCAACCGCAGCCCCAGCGCCCGGTCGCGGCGCGACGAGGTGCTCATTCCCCGGATCGACCGCAGCTTCAAGAGCAGCGACCGAACCTATGGCGCCCGTCGTGTCTGGCATGACGTGCTGGCCGAAGGCTTCTCCTGCGGCCTTCATCGTGTCGAAAGGCTCATGCGGGAGAACGGGCTGCGTGCTCGGCCCCGACGCCGTGGATTGCCGAAGGATACGGGCGAGCGAGCCTCCGTGTCGGACAACCTGCTTGACCGCGCATTCGAGGCATCGGCGCCGAACCAGAAGTGGATCGCCGACTTCACCTACATCTGGACCGCCGAGGGATGGCTCTACGTTGCCGCCGTCGTCGACCTGTTCTCCCGCCGTGTCGTGGGTTGGGCGATGAAGGCAGAGATGACGGCCCAGCTCGTGACCGACGCCCTCATCATGGCGATCTGGCGCCGAGGCAAACCCGACAGCCTGCTCCATCACTCGGACCAGGGATCGCAATATACAAGCGAGCAGTTCCAGCGCCTGATGGCCGACCATGGCATCACCTGTTCGATGAGCCGGTCGGGCAACGTCTGGGACAATGCCGCGATGGAGAGCTTCTTCTCGTCGCTGAAAACCGAGCGGACAGCCCGCAAGGTCTACAGGAAAAGGGACGACGCAAGGGCAGATGTGTTCGATTACATCGAGCGCTTCTACAACCCCCGACGGAGGCACTCGACACTGGGCTACCTGAGTCCTGTCGAGTTCGAGGAGAAAGCTATGTTAGCTTAA
- a CDS encoding three-Cys-motif partner protein TcmP, translating to MGELVDGDDGLPVEEVGAWSKDKIASLCKYISISRGVRAKWVGHGKAGATYIDLFCGPGRAKVRRTGEFIEGSCVAAWNESVRTKAPFSSVFIADANSKRLEYATERLRRLGAPVEAFHGEAVDTATLIRAKLDPYGLHFAFIDPYNLGAFNFSVIETLSKRKRIDMLVHISKMDLQRNTWLNVQAQESAFDKFVPGWRTAVDLNQPFTAIRRAVFDLWKNNVVKLGMAASTDMQLITGSRGQHLYWLTLAARHELALAFWKAATDSNQGELF from the coding sequence ATGGGAGAGCTTGTAGATGGCGACGACGGGTTGCCGGTCGAAGAAGTTGGGGCATGGTCCAAGGACAAAATTGCCTCGCTATGCAAATACATCTCAATTTCGCGCGGCGTCAGGGCTAAATGGGTCGGACACGGAAAGGCCGGCGCAACATACATCGATCTTTTCTGCGGGCCGGGCCGGGCAAAGGTTCGTCGAACAGGAGAGTTCATCGAAGGGAGTTGCGTTGCAGCGTGGAATGAAAGCGTCCGGACGAAGGCACCATTCAGTTCCGTCTTCATCGCGGATGCCAACTCCAAGCGCCTCGAATACGCAACCGAAAGGCTTCGACGGCTTGGTGCTCCCGTTGAAGCATTCCACGGCGAAGCCGTCGATACAGCCACACTGATAAGAGCCAAACTAGACCCTTATGGGCTGCACTTCGCCTTCATCGACCCCTACAACCTTGGAGCGTTCAACTTCTCAGTGATCGAAACGCTGTCTAAGCGTAAGCGCATCGACATGCTGGTACACATCAGCAAGATGGATCTTCAGCGGAATACGTGGCTGAACGTTCAGGCGCAGGAATCCGCTTTCGACAAGTTCGTTCCCGGCTGGCGAACAGCCGTCGATCTCAACCAGCCGTTCACTGCAATCCGCCGTGCTGTTTTCGATTTGTGGAAGAACAACGTGGTGAAACTGGGAATGGCAGCTTCCACCGATATGCAATTAATTACCGGGAGTCGCGGCCAGCACCTGTATTGGCTGACGCTTGCCGCTCGGCATGAACTTGCGCTCGCATTCTGGAAGGCGGCCACCGACAGCAACCAAGGCGAGCTTTTCTAG
- a CDS encoding IclR family transcriptional regulator has translation MSSDHFALIFFIFALKIPFDSALFVREDEKEMMKHHSDFYDVRDRDTSGQLRKGVDLLSVLVASASPLSLGELASACGQPKATTHRLLATLCELQLASARNDGRYSLGPWCLTLGSAYLGGLDLRREALPILQQLVATTNETAHLGVSGGDKVVLIEQAEPNRSIRMVSRVGASSPLHATSIGKVLLAYSTADDLEALLGQGAERLTSNTITDPQELRFALKRVREMGFAINDIEYEEGIRCVGAPVYDHTGKVIAGISVSCPDFRTPRDRLLELAPQVIAAAQQLSVRMGFDPATLHNTDPTS, from the coding sequence ATGTCAAGCGATCATTTCGCGCTTATTTTCTTTATTTTTGCGCTCAAAATTCCGTTTGACAGCGCGCTTTTTGTTCGAGAGGATGAAAAAGAAATGATGAAACACCATTCCGATTTCTACGATGTGCGCGACCGGGATACGAGCGGCCAGCTACGTAAGGGGGTCGATCTGCTGTCGGTCCTCGTGGCGAGCGCAAGCCCGCTTTCGCTCGGAGAACTCGCGTCTGCCTGCGGTCAGCCGAAGGCGACGACGCACCGCCTGCTTGCCACGCTCTGCGAGCTTCAGTTGGCCTCGGCTCGGAATGACGGGCGATACAGTCTCGGCCCCTGGTGCCTGACATTGGGCAGCGCGTATCTCGGAGGACTGGACCTCAGACGGGAGGCGCTGCCTATCCTGCAGCAACTTGTGGCGACGACCAATGAAACCGCGCATCTCGGCGTCAGCGGCGGCGACAAGGTCGTTCTCATCGAGCAGGCCGAGCCCAATCGATCGATAAGGATGGTGTCGCGCGTAGGCGCCAGCAGCCCACTCCATGCCACCTCCATCGGCAAGGTGCTCCTGGCCTACAGCACGGCCGACGATTTGGAGGCGCTTCTCGGCCAAGGCGCGGAACGCCTGACGTCCAACACCATCACCGATCCGCAAGAGCTTCGCTTCGCGCTCAAAAGGGTTCGCGAGATGGGGTTTGCGATCAACGATATCGAGTATGAGGAAGGAATCCGCTGCGTTGGCGCGCCGGTTTACGATCATACCGGGAAGGTCATTGCGGGGATCAGCGTATCCTGTCCGGACTTCCGCACGCCGCGCGACCGACTGCTCGAACTGGCACCCCAGGTCATCGCGGCGGCGCAGCAGCTTTCCGTACGGATGGGCTTCGACCCCGCCACCCTCCACAACACCGATCCAACATCCTAA